The DNA window GTATGCCTTGTTTCCACATACAGTGAAAACTCCAGTTGGTCTTTGGGATGGGACTTAAAGTTGCTCTGACCCATAACCAATCGAGAGACTTGCCATATATTTGCAACtgaattttatttgaaaaagagGGTCATGGGGTGTCTAGcatcaacatttttatttttattttttaactgaaaatgcagctAATTACAATTGGCATGCTACCATTAAATACAGCCTTCTACATACCTCTGCAGTGTTTTGCTTCCTCTCCAGACACAATGGGTGGGGAGCATAGTCTTCCTCAATTCCAGTTTCAGACATGTTCAGAGTGCTGCATTGGGATTCTTGGTGTCTGGTTACCGATCTTTCTGTTACAATAAGAATGGATTCCAAGCAGCTCATCTAGTAAAACCCCCAGAGAGGGAGATGAACCAAAATAGAAGATATAATACTAGAAAAAATATAGTAAtttctatgtttttatatatatatatatatatatatatatatatatatatatatatatatatatatatatatatatatgtgtgtgtgtgtgtgtgtttgtgtgtatatatatatatatatatatatatatgtgtgtgtgtatatatatgtatatgtatatatatatatatatatatatatacgtatatgtatgtatatatatatatacatacacatatctCTACCATGAGCAGCCTTGACATAgacaaaatatgtatatgtgtatatgataCATGACTGTGCACAGAGCAgaggagacacaaacacagcagtttCTGGTATAGCTTGGCACTCTTTGGTGGCAGAGTTCATGCATCAGTATGATATTGACACCACAGAAGTATTGTGGGGAAAACAACGGGACAGCTACCACTATGTGCGGGTGTGCTTATTTTAATACCATCATAAATTAGTTACAATGCATTTCAAGACTTTATGTAGCTGGCTGTTTATGTTGAAGAAGCCCAGGAACTCACCCCATTAATGTCCTTCTCCACTGTTACCAGACAGATTGTTTTATTCAGCTATTTTGCAAGGTCAGAAAGACTCTGTGTATATATGTTGGTAAAAGTGGAAAACACTTTGGGTTGTATTATCAGATAAGTATTTTCAAAAATGGTTTCTCCACACAATTATGTTTGATTGGAATGTTTTCAATGGATTGTCAGATTACTACAGCAGTGTTCTTAATACAACCACAACTGAGCTTAATGTTGTCACTTTCTACAGCTTCTTTGAGTAAGGTATacgtttttttcatttaattttttaatagtAGTATATAAATTGCAGACCAATTTGGTAACCTTTTCTGACTAATTAATTAatagagaataataataattcacaaaTTATTGTatgaagtttttgttttgtacaaaatttgtagacattttttttaactgtatggctacatgttgtaaaatacctggatttataaatatataattataatgtgaCCAAAACCACACACATAAGTTCTATTTTACCCCTCCAAGGAATGTCATGGGGATGATTACAGGCACCATTTTGTAGCTGGGTGTCTGTCTTCCAAATGCTGCTCTTTAAAATAAGACCTTTAGACCTCTTTGTACATTTTACACACTGATATTAAAGTATCTTTTTAAGTCTTGGTGACCTTGCCTGAACACCTTAGGTTTGGAGTGCAAGTGCAGGGTAGCACTCAATATGCAGTAAAGACATTCAGCATAAAAGTGTAGAGAGATTCAAGAGTACAGGCAACAACAACCCCCAGTTTATGGTTTGAATGCTCTACCATGGTTTTTGTACATGGTTTGAATTTTCCTTGGCTGAAATACTGAAACACATATAATTGGAATAACTGTATTGTAAGAGGAAAACCCAGGTCATTttacatacatcttttaaaaagagAACTGGggataataacatttaaaaaggaaacattGTGAAAGAAGTCCACACAAGTCAGTTGGGATATCTAGTTGTAAATTGACctgatttcctttttttcaaTTGCCTGAATTGTATGTTGAgacctgaaaaagaaaaataaatgactgtttccttttttttaagtatCTAGGACACGGTCAGATGTTTTCTGGTGTCTTTAAAACATTGAAGAGCAGAACACACAAATATAGTCATGCTGTTCGTAAACATGCCACAGTTGTCTGTTTTTGTAAGGAATAATGATGTATGTGGCTATACtccctttttttctgtttgtcctcTTCCCCCCAGGTACCAAAGTGTCAGGTATTATTCTCCTGTGTGGAAGTCTCTGGGATTTACATGAAATCAAAGAGTTTAACTGTCTCTTTGAGGAGCATCCCAGTTTCAAGCTTGTACACATACAATGGTAAAtgtcctttgtttttgttttctgcattagttttgttctagtttattttgaaataactCAAGGACTCATGCTAGTTGGTGAATAATTGTGAAAAGTCAATGCTCAGTGTTGGGTAAATTCTGTAGCTTGGAGAATGTTTGACTGAATTAAGGCTCTGTGGTCTAAGATGGACTAACTCTCTGCCACGTGCATTCCAAGAACACAATGCAAAATGGTGGCACAGCCCAAATGCCATCTACGCACTGGCTTGTCTGATCTGCTTCTGCAGCAGTTACATTTTAGATTGAATTATACGTCAATGTTCCAACGGCTCAATTTTTAAGAgattcacatttttaattattgtctTAAAGGCACTTCTACATTAGCCTGTCACTTATTTGACGTTGTTACATTGTTTTTCTCAGTATTAACAAAGAATAATAATCTGAGAGGTGTGGTGAATTATCAATGCAGATGATAATGGAAGAAAGTGATCGATATTCTCCCAGTCACACTGCATCACAGTCCTAACCCATGAGATCAAATACAATGATCAGCAATAACACAGGGAGAGTATACTTACTATAAATCAGTAtgataaaatatttttctgGCGCTGTAATGGAAGACACTTGGAATGTGACACAGCATCTCAGAAGCTGATAAATATCAGATATTTCTCTGAACACTGCAGTCTAAGCCTCCCTGAAACATGGGCTCACAAATTTTGATAAGACTCCCAAGTGTGGTACACATAAGATTTCTACTGTCTTTTTAGACATCTTGTTGTCCTAGCAGATTTCTTTGACATCTCCTTGttctaaacaaaataataaaagaagtGTTGTCTATCTGTGTCCTATGCCTATGACTAATTTACACTGAACTATTGTCTATATCAGTCTTTCTATTGTTCTGCTGTTATTTTTTATGCTCTTGTTTAACACATGGGATCCTGTATagttacataaaaacaaacagactgcAACAAGGGCATGCATCAAATGCAATAGCATGTGGTCCTCAGCTGGATTGCTGGTTGGCTTCATAACTGACCTGGGGTGACAGGGAAAAGGAAACATCTTAAATCTTCCATAACAGACAGCCTTCTTCGCAAAACAGCACTTCTTCTCTTTGGGTTTTCATCAGTGTCTTGTGAACTTAGAATTAGATTCCCCCACTGAATCTGCAGGGAGGTCGCTGCCTTGGGGTTGCATGTCTCTTCCTTGACCTTGGGCCTTGCAGATGAACTCCCCTCCTGCTCACAGGACTGGTATAATCCACTGCACAAAACTGCCTAAGCAATGAATTGGAAAATGTGCAAAGGAAGTAAGCTTGTCCTCCAGGGAACACAATACCATTAAGAAATGGGTCCTTATGGAAATGACCTATAGGCTCCCTCTGAGTGTGATTATTGATTTCCAATAGTAATCCTGACATGTTGTAAGATTCAAAGACATCAGCATGGTTctgaataatgaaaatacaGTCTTATGAATGGGATATCCCTTTCAAATTCACAAGATTCTCACACACAGATATGTTATGAAATTCAAACTCCTGGTAAACAGTGCGTAACATTAGTGTGTATCTTACTAGTCCGTTGTACACACTCAACAGAAATGGTTAATTATCTGAAGCAATCACTATGATGTCAACTGTGAGAGACTCTTTGATGACTTGACACTCATTTTGTGTCCAGGAAACCCACCTATATTGTTAATTTTGCTGCAACATACAAAATATTGGTTTCTTGAAACACCAAACTAAAAAGAAATGTCTACGTGAACCATAGACCAAAGACCAGTGCAGCATGTTTTATACAGTgcctctcaaaagtattcatcccccttggacaattccacatttcattgtgttacaacatgacatcagaatgaatttaatcagaagtttttgccagaaaatgtccataatctcaaaatgaaaaatataataaacattttttttaattgttctaaattaattacaaatacaaaacataaaataattgaatgcataagtaatcacccacaAACATGgttgtaaataattaaattgttacagcaaatatatctatatatatattcttattagGTGAGCCTGCACTTACTTTGGCTTAActgattaataattaatatgtgTAATGGGGCTCATAGTGTATTAGTTCATTTTGTTAACATAATCCCTTTCTCAACATAGAAGAGTGTACAAATCCCTCATGTCAGGGGACAGGTCTTTTGGTGTAGTGGCTGTGTCACTCTGTTGCAGAGGTTGTGCAGAGTGGGAGCTCGGAGGTGTGTTACAGACGGCGGTCCAAATCCGAGCAGGGGCTCTGGTTCCACATGCTACACCTGTGCATTCCCCTTCTTTTGAAATtgtgatttagggtgaccttCAAATAACTGGACTGGGGCTCCAGGACCAAGATCAGGTCTGGAAATGTTTGGTAATTAAACAAGTCAAGgcttaatataaaaatacaaaaaggacTGCAGTGGTGTGGCTTTCTGTCACACCATGGCATTGTTGGTGTCTACCCAGTTAAATTATAGCACAATTATATATAGTAAGCCCTTAACTACAATCCCTTTTCTATAATCGTTCTTCAATAACTACAAAGAGGGCAGACGTCTAAGATTTGGAATAAAATCCTACGACCAGCAGACAGTGCTTAAATGGAGCACACATTATTACAAACGCTCCTCTTTGCTGCAACCATAAAGTAAAGGACTTCCGACGTGTGATATGTTGATGAGTTCCCGGATGCTGTTCAGAAGCTCCGTGCTCACCGATTGGCTGGCTGCGGTCCACGCCTCCTCCAGGCCCCGCCCTCAGAACCTCCTCCTCCGGGTCTTATCCCTCGACACATATTTCCGCTTTCTTGCTGCTGGAATCGTCGCCATTTTCTGCCAGACTTTCGACAAGAAGCAGGTGGGTTGTTTTCGGGGACCGAGGTTGTGTAAAGTAGGCCATTTTGTGTCGAATTTTTGggttatttatttcagttcctGTGCATTATaagtaaaaggaaaaaaaggtttGTTGAACCGTGCTTATTCGAGGactattcaaaagtgattattcaaacgtttttttttcggttttgtttctttgttttattgtaacgTACTGCTGAACTGAGCCGTGGTGTCACCACCTGCTATAACGCACTGTATATAGGCTTTACATATCCGCGTCGAAATGCGTTGCCTATCTACATTTACCGACGGTTAGGTTTAGTAATAGCTTAACAAGTAAATAATCGCCGAAATGCAAAGGATTGCACGGAGCAAACTCGGTGGTTTACGTCTCGAAAACTAGGTTACTAGGTCAAAGGTACAAAATGACgtatataatgttatttatttcggATAAAGTGACAATaggataattttttaatcaCATGCAGCGTATATGCACCGTGTATCGATCGCTTTATATTTAGGCTGTGCAAAGCCTGTGCAATCGCAGCACGTTTATTGAGCTGTGGTCGTGATCGGAAAGATAAGGTTTTTGGCAAGGCTCGCATGGCTATTTTGGGCCTAGTGTGTTTTTATGTAGGCCCAAGCCTTCACCGCGTTGGAAGTAAACGTGGCCTAGTAGTCTACATCGGGCTCTCTATCCAGGGTGTTGACTGTTACATCCTGTGCACACGTCTTGCATCTTGATCTAAACATGACTGAAAATAACCGACATAGAAGCTGTGCCGCTTTTTGtggtacatttttaaatttctcCTTACTTTTTTGTCGATAACCGTACAGTCTGTGTAATCTACCCTTTGTTTAACTTATCTTCCTATGCACCTTATTTAATCTTCCTAACTTACACATACCctttgtattttaaacaaattgagTGATTACGGATTGTCCTAAAAAAAAGTAGCAACCTTGGACCAAGGGGTTTTCGCTAGTTGTAAtttttcaatgtaatttttGTGAGAGGTTGAACAAATGTAGTGCTTTTAATATGGAcatgagaaataaaaatacagctaTATTCCTATGCAAAATCCCAGAAAAATAGTAAAGCTGTGTTCATTATCATTAtgcatagattttatttttttgtcccaATTTTGCACACCCTAATAACATTTTAACTATTTTCACAGTGCCAACCATGAGTGGATGCCGTGTGTTCATTGGGCGCCTGAGCCCCCATGCCAGAGAGAGGGATGTAGAGAAGTTCTTCAAAGGATATGGCAGGATCCGGGAAATCAACCTGAAGAATGGCTTTGGGTTTGTGGTAAGGTCTATTTCATGGTGCCCTTTAATATTCTCAATATTCATACAAGGAATGCTTATCTAACCATTCAGATGTTATGTCTGTCCCAATTTTGCAGGAATTTGATGACCATAGAGATGCTGATGATGCAGTTTATGAGTTGAATGGAAAGGAGCTCTGCAGTGAAAGGTATTCTTTTAATCTGTATGTTTTGCATGAAAATGGCTCTTAAAATGGGCAATATCATAGTTTTGTATGAAGTGAAATAAATGATTGTGGTATGTgaattgtttttgtgttctttaatGCCATAGTTACATGAACTAATCCAAACCCCACTGGATTGTGCTGTACTGATGGTCTCTCTCTGTTTAGGGTCACCATAGAGCATGCCCGTTCCcgaagagggagggggggaggaggagcaggagctgGAGGGGGTGGAGGTGGTGGCAGGTTCTCCCCTCGCTTCAGCAGCTATCGCCAGTCTCGCAGTAGCGGATCAAGGTCAGGAACTTTTCATCTTGATAGACCTCTACTTTAGACATGAGAAACTGAATTCAGAACACACATTAGATCAGATCTCGTGTTCCTAAAGCATGATTCTCATTTCTCAGTTTATTTCTATGAATGTTTTTGCTAAGTCATATTCAGTGCTTGAAGGGGAAACTACCTCTTCCTAGATTGGGTAATCTAGATTAGAGAAGTGAAGTCTGTCAAATTGTTACTATGCATTTTAGGTGAAAAGCTTACACTGGTAACTTATTTTTGCACCAGCTCTTAGATTAGATTACTATAAAATGAGACTCTCATCTTTGATTCACTTTGATTTCAGGTATGGGCCCCCTGTACGTACGGAACACAGAATCATTGTTGAAAACCTCTCTTCACGGATAAGTTGGCAGGTGAGAtccctccttttttctttttcctttcccTTTACACTTTCAGAATCATTTTTACTGTTTAAACAACTTTTTGTAGCATCAAGCAGCTGTCATCCCGttaataaaatgcatgtttgTCTCAAACAGCAGGGGTGGAACAAATTTTACTCAGTACTCGTATTTCTTCCAAGTACCTGTAACAGGTAATGAAAGGTACATCTGTGTGGGTTAAACATGACTACCACCCTCAAGAAACCACTACATGAAATCAGTTTGCAGATTCACATCCTCTAGCCTTTATCAGGCTGGAGAGAGGTGGTCCATGTACCACCATTCAACAGTGGATGCTTCCTTTGTTGCTTGGTCTCAGCTGCCAATACCAAAAAAACTGCCCCTAGTTCAGAGTAACTTGCTTTTCCCATAAATCAAGCTACTAAAACTGACGTCTAGTCTCATAAAATCACTTATTAATGGAATCGATAATTCAATTGGGTGCTATACATTGAAGATTTCTTTAATCCTGTTCCTATTTTTATCTATATAAAGTAAAATCTTTGATTTTCACAAAGGTTCTAACCAAGTACATCTTAAaccttcttttttttaacagctgCTCTTATCTGGTATCACTTGTGCGGAGTTGCatgcccccctctcccccttaCAGGGATGTCCCCCGGGGGGAGGGTGTCTAATGTGATTAGCGCCCTCTGCTGGTGTGTGTTCTGAATAGTGTCCATTTGGTGCCTCTCCCTACACACAGTTGCCGGTGGTCTATATCTTGGCTGGGCCCCGTAGCGGGTGAAAGTGGTCTAGCGCAGGTCAGCCTTAGGAGGTCCATAGCTGCAATCTGGAGGGTCTGTGGTCTGGCTTCCCTGCCTGCAGTTTTTCCCCCTCCCCgtttggttctttttctgttgGCTGACGGAAGGGGGGGTGTTAACAATTGACGCCCCCTCGCTCTGGTGGTTCCTTACTTGTGGAAGTCGGATTCCGAGACCCCAAGGCCAAGGTCCTTTCTGAAAGGCTATTCACTGCATTGGTTCGATTTGCTATTTGGACAAGTGGCTCTTTGCTTAAGGTCTGCCTGGGTTCTGAACGGTAAGTAGCACAAAGCTAATGTGATTGGGCTTGTAAGTGGGTTGGGGCTAATGGTAGTTAATAGGGTGGGAGGTGGGGTGGGCTGTAGGTTTTACTGAGCACTAGGGACTAATTTTACACCAATCCAGACATTCAAATCTCTTAGCTAATAGTTCATCAGAGCAGTTTTAAGGGAGTTTGCTGCAAGTGGAAAAATACCAGATCAGGCTCAGGATACATGTATATTATCAAGGGAAACGTGTTAATTAGATTTAGTTTCATTTAAAGATAATGTACAATGTACAGTATGTTAGTAAAAAGCCTAAAGGCACTAATTCTGAAACAAATCCACAACCAAGGAAATCTATATAGCTCACTTGATATTTTAATCAGCTTGCTAAATTCTTTTTATACATCAATAAAGGGTATGGTTTTCATTCAGAACTATTTGATCTGATTTTATTTCTCCCCCACATCTAAGTCTTAAGCATTCAAGCCAAACCATCTTTAATAGACGCACCTCCCTAAATCTGGACTGGATTTGGTGGAGACCGTCGATTGTGCTTTTAAGGTTTTTCTTGCAATGGAAAAATTTAAATTGGAGAAATCAAGAATTTCTTTGGCACTGTCCAGCTGTTACATTTTTAAGGAAATGTGCTCTCCTCACAGTACATACTTTCTCTCCAAACCAGTGCTGTAACATTTCGAATATCCTTGTTGGACAGTACTGAATATAAGGCCATTGTGAGCCTTAACCTTACTTCTGAGGGTGGCTTCTGAGAATTATTAGTCTGAGCTTGACCATCTGGGTCAAGTCTAAATCCATCACACCCAGCTCTGCCTGTGGTCAAGGTGGCAGGTTGTCCAATTAATTCAGCAGCGCTGTTCTGGAGGGTTTGTCCATCTACCGCTCTCCCTCCGGATCTATAACCGCATTTTGAGTTCTCGCtttcaaataaccacacagttTGTAATAGAACTACAGACTGGTCGCTCTTATAGGTTTTAGATGGGATTTCTGTCCACAGTGAATATGTTGGGTACAGGTTACTCAATTTTACATGTTCATTGACTCAATTTCCTTTCCTCGATGGATGTCTTAACTTTACATTTCGTTTATAACGCAGGACCTGAAAGATATGATGAGAAAAGTCGGAGAGGTCACATTTGTGGACGCACACAGATCCAACAAGAATGAAGGGTGAGTTCTCCTGTCCCAAATGAGCTTGAAATTTATGAGCCAATTGAGTGAGGGAAGGCTAGATCTCCATATGGTGCCATCTGTGCAGGTTTTCTTGGACCTAGGAACCTTAATAATCCCATTGTTTTGAAAGAAACTGAAGTTAAATACCACAGTCCTTGTCTTTTGCACAAACAAATATGCTATAGGACtgttaatatacatttagtcATCCTTGATTGAACTGATTTTCTGTTCCTTCCATTTCCAGTGTGGTTGAGTTTGCCTCTCACAGTGACATGAAGAATGCCATTGATAAACTAGATGGGACAGAGCTGAATGGACGCAAGCTGAAACTCATTGAGGATCGCAAGAGGAAGTACGTATGAAGTTCTACAGGATTGAGACGTTTCTGTAATACGTGAGCTTACCTTGATCTTCAAACCATATGGAAAAAAGGTTATTCCAAGCCTAATGCGCTTTCCTCTTGTCTTGTCCCAGCAGGAGCAGGAGTCGGTCCCGCTCTCGCAGCTACACCCGTTCCCGCAGCCGCTCTCGCTCCAGGAGTCGCTCCAAGTCCCTGAGCCGCAGCCGGAGCCGCAACCGCAGCCGCACACGCTCGCGCTCCGTCAGCCGCACCCCTGACAGGAAGCCCGTGGGCCGACCCCCTGCCCCTCGCTCCCCCTCCCGCTCCAACTCCAGGTCCCGCTCTCCCCCGCCCCAGAAAAGGGTGTCCCGGTCCCGCTCGCTGTCCGTCGAGAGCCAGCACTGATTCGTGACTCCTAGAAACATGGCTGCAGTCTGGTTTGCTTAACAATCTGCCTGTGGTTTTTGATGTAAAATACAGAGGAACCAAACTGGAGGCTGGTGCCCTCAAATTCTGCATAAACTTTCTATTCCTTTAAAGGGGAAAGTCATAGGTTGGTGGTTTTTTTTGCAGCTGCGAAAGTACAATATCTTTCCCTTTGCAGTCCCCAAATTTCCTTCAGTTCTTTATGATCAGACTGCGGTTAACCAaccttttataattattatttttttcctccttttgaGAATCGTCAACCATCCGAAGACAAAGCTCATTGATGGTATTTGTATCGGCCCGGTTTTCTACAAGGGCCTGTGACTTCCACattattaaaaggaaaaactTGTATATTAGACATCTAATCCtaaattttagttttttttttttttttcctacccCTCTTTTCTGGTGACATCCAGGATTTTGTTAATCCTGTTTCTGCATTGGAAGTAGTCGTGCAAAACTAATGGCAACCAGGAATTTTCTATGAATAGTTTTTATATTGTCTATACATACAGGTAGGTAAGCTTTTCACTTGTTGAGGCTTTTAATTAGCTCCACTTGGGGAAGCAGTGAGATGGGGTGAGGTGGATTGAAGATTGTGGTCTGTTGTGGATTTGGGAATGATTTTGAAGAT is part of the Amia ocellicauda isolate fAmiCal2 chromosome 21, fAmiCal2.hap1, whole genome shotgun sequence genome and encodes:
- the srsf5a gene encoding serine and arginine rich splicing factor 5a isoform X2, with the protein product MSGCRVFIGRLSPHARERDVEKFFKGYGRIREINLKNGFGFVEFDDHRDADDAVYELNGKELCSERVTIEHARSRRGRGGGGAGAGGGGGGGRFSPRFSSYRQSRSSGSRYGPPVRTEHRIIVENLSSRISWQDLKDMMRKVGEVTFVDAHRSNKNEGVVEFASHSDMKNAIDKLDGTELNGRKLKLIEDRKRKSRSRSRSRSYTRSRSRSRSRSRSKSLSRSRSRNRSRTRSRSVSRTPDRKPVGRPPAPRSPSRSNSRSRSPPPQKRVSRSRSLSVESQH
- the srsf5a gene encoding serine and arginine rich splicing factor 5a isoform X1; its protein translation is MSGCRVFIGRLSPHARERDVEKFFKGYGRIREINLKNGFGFVEFDDHRDADDAVYELNGKELCSERVTIEHARSRRGRGGGGAGAGGGGGGGRFSPRFSSYRQSRSSGSRYGPPVRTEHRIIVENLSSRISWQDLKDMMRKVGEVTFVDAHRSNKNEGVVEFASHSDMKNAIDKLDGTELNGRKLKLIEDRKRNRSRSRSRSRSYTRSRSRSRSRSRSKSLSRSRSRNRSRTRSRSVSRTPDRKPVGRPPAPRSPSRSNSRSRSPPPQKRVSRSRSLSVESQH